CGACCTGCGCACCTCGCTGCTCGACCTGCTGCGCGATCACCTCGGCCTCACCGGCTCCAAGAAAGGCTGCAACCAGGGCGCGTGCGGCGCCTGCACCGTGCTGGTCGATGGCGAGCGCATCAACGCGTGCTTGGCGCTGGCGGTGCAGTACCAGGGCCGCGACATCACCACCGTCGAAGGCTTGAGCGGCCCCGAGGGCCTGCACCGCTTGCAGCAGGCTTTCGTGGAGCACGACGGCTTTCAGTGCGGTTACTGCACTCCCGGCCAGCTGTGCTCGGCCGTGGGCATGATGGGTGAGGTGCGGCGCGGCATGCCGAGCGTGGTCACGGCCGACCTCGCAGCGCCGGTGGCCGTGCTCAGCTCCGAGGAGCTGCGCGAACGCATGAGCGGCAACCTGTGCCGCTGCGGTGCCTACAACGGCATCGTCGAAGCCATCGCGGAGACTTTCGAGTCCGGCGCCGACCGGCAGCCCGCTGCCTGGAAGGAGGCCGCATGAACCCCTTCGCCTACCACCGGGCCGACAGCGCACGCGCGGCCGTCGACCTGGCCGCGCAGGCCGCGACGGCGCGCTTTCTCGGCGGCGGCACCAACCTGGTCGACCTGATGCGCGAGACCATCGAGCGGCCGGACACGCTGGTCGATGTGTCGGGCCTGTCGAAATCGATCGAGGCGCGCGAGGACGGCAGCGTGCTGATCGGCGCGGCCGCCAGCAACAGCGCGGTCGCGGCGCACCCGGCGATACGCCAGCGTTTTCCGGTGCTGGCGCGGGCGATCCTGGCGGGCGCCAGCGGCCAGATCCGCAACATGGCGACCGTCGGCGGCAACCTGCTCCAGCGCACCCGCTGCGCCTATTTCTACGACCAGGCTTCGCGCTGCAACAAGCGCGAGCCGGGCACCGGATGCGATGCACGCGAGGGCTTCAACCGCATCCACGCGATCCTGGGCGCGTCGGCGTCGTGCGTGGCTACCCATCCGTCGGACATGTGCGTGGCGCTGGCCGCGCTTGGCGCCACGGTCCATGTGCAGGGGCCGGCCGGTGCACGCACCGTCGCGCTGGTCGACCTGCACCGGCTGCCGGGGGATGCACCGCAGGTGGAGCATCAGCTCGCGCCGGGTGAACTCATCGTGGCGGTGGAGCTGCCCGCGCTCAGCTTCGGTGCGTGCTCCACCTATCGCAAGGTGCGCGATCGTTCCAGCTATGCCTTCGCACTGGTGTCGGTGGCTGCCGCGCTCGACCTGGAAGGCGACGCGGTGCGCGAGGTGCGCATCGCCATCGGCGGAGTCGCCGCCAAGCCCTGGCGCGCCTTCCGCGCCGAAGAAGCCCTGCGCGGCGGGCCGGCCACCGAGGCCGCTTTCCAGGCCGCCGCCCAGGCCGAGCTGGCCGAAGCGGCCGGCCTGCGCGACAACACGTTCAAGATCGAACTGGCCCGCCGCACCATCGTGGCGGTGCTCGGTCAACTGAAGGGAGAAGCAGCATGAGCATCGTCCAGGAAGTCGTCCAGAAGGCGATGCTGAACGTGATTCCCCATGTGCCCGACCGCTGGCTGCCCGGCGCTTCGCCCGACCCGCTGCGCCACGAGCAGGTGCAGTTCGGCCGCGCGGTGTCGCGGGTGGACGGGCCGCTCAAGGTCCAGGGCAAGGCGCGCTTCGCCGCCGAGGTGGAGATGGATGGCATGCTCTATGCGGCCGTCGAGTTCAGCACCATCGCGGCCGGCCGCATCGCCGCGCTCGACACGGCCGCCGCCGAAGCCGCGCCGGGCGTGGCGCTGGTCATGACCTGGCGCAACGCGCCGCGCATGTCGCCGCCCGCGATCATGATGACCAAGCCCAAGGCCGCCGGCGCCAACGACCTGCCGGTGATGCAGGACGAGGTCATCCGCTGGAACGGCCAGCCGGTGGCGGTGGTGCTGGCCGAAACGCAGGAGCAGGCCGACCATGCGAAGTCGCTGATTCGCGTGCGCTACGACCTGGAACCGGCGGTCACGTGTTTTGCCGACGCCATGGCGAAGGCGCGGGTGCCCGACAGCATCCTGGGCGAGCCGCCCCGCGTGGAGATCGGCGACGCCGAAGCCGCGCTGCGGGCGGCGGCCACGAAGGTCGACGCCATCTACACCACGCCTCGCCACAACCACAACGCGATCGAACTGCATGCCGCCACCGTCGCCTGGAACGACGGCAAGCTGGTGGTGCACGACGCCTCGCAGATGATCAACGGCACCGCCTGGACGCTGGCGCAGATGTTCGGCATCGACGAGGCCGACGTGCATGTCAGCTCGCCTTTCGTGGGCGGCGGCTTCGGCGGCAAATGCCTGTGGGACCACCAGATCCTGGCGGCCGCGGCATCGAAGATCGCCGGCCGGCCGGTGCGGCTGGTGCTCACCCGCGAAGGCGTGTTCCGCACGGTCGGCGGCCGTACCCGCACCGAGCAGCGCGTGGCGCTGGGCGCCAAGGCCGACGGCACGCTGGCCGCGCTGATCCACACCGGCTGCGTGGCGATGACGCCACACAATAACTGCCCCGAGCAGTTCACCTTTCCGGCGCGCCACCTCTACGCCACCGAGACGATGCTGCTGGAGCAGAAGGTGGCCGACATGAACATGGTGGTCAACACCTTCATGCGCGCACCGGGCGAGTCGGTCGGCACCTTCGCGCTGGAGAGCGCGCTCGACGAACTGGCGCATGCGATGCAGCTCTGCCCGGTGGAACTGCGCCGCCGCATCGAACCCGAGAAGGATCCGACCTCGGGCCACGCGTTCTCGTCGCGCCACTACCAGCGCGCGCTGGCCGAGGGCGCTGCCCGCTTCGGCTGGGACCGCCGCTCGGCCACGCCCGGCGCGCGCCGAGAGGGCGAATGGCTGGTCGGCATGGGCGTGGCGACCGCCACCTATCCCTACTTCCGCATGCCCGGCGGCGCGGCCCGCATCACCGTCACCGCCGACCATCGCGCCACGGTGCAGATGGCCAGCCACGAGATGGGCATGGGCACCGCCACCGTGCAGGCGCAGCACCTTGCGGCGCGGCTCGGCCTGCCGCTGGAGAACGTGGCGTTCGAGTACGGCGATTCGAAAATGCCCGACGGCACGCTGGCCGGCGGCTCGTCGCAGACCGCCTCGATCGGCGCGACGGTGATCGCGGTGCACGAGGCGCTGGTCAAGCGCCTGATCGAGAAGGCCGGCAAGGAGTCGCCGCTGCACGGCCTGTCGGCCGACGAGGTGGAGACCCGCGACGGCGGCGTGTGGAAGGTGGGCGAGCCCGAGCGGGGCGAAAGCTACGCCGCCATCCTGCGGCGGGCCGGCATCGCCGAGCTGTCGGCCGAAGCCAAGGCCCCGCCGCCGCTGGAGGCGCAGAAGTACTCCATGCATTCCTACGGTGCGCAGTTCTGCGAGGTGCGGGTGAACGCGGTGACCGGCGAGACGCGGGTGTCGCGCTTTCTGGGCTCCTTCGACTGCGGCCGCATCCTCAACCCCAAGACGGCGGCCAGCCAGTTCAAGGGCGGCATCATCATGGGCCTGGGCCTGGCGCTGACCGAGGAGACCTTCTTCGACGAGCGCAGCGGCCGCATCATGAATCCGAGCTTGGCGGAGTACCACGTGCCGGTGCACCTCGACGTGCCGGCGATCGATGTGATGTGGACCGACGAGCCCGATCCGCACAGCCCGATGGGCGCCCACGGCATCGGCGAGATCGGCATCACCGGCGTGGGTGCGGCGGTGGCCAACGCCATCTTCAATGCCACCGGCCGGCGGGTGCGCGATCTGCCGATCACGCTCGACAAGCTGTTGTAGCTGCAAGTCATAGCTGACAAAGCAGCCGATCAACGGCTAAAGTGTCAGCTATGAATGACAAAATTAGGCTCGCCGACCAGCTGGGCAAGCAATTGGTCGAGCGCCGTCAAGCGTTGGGCATGAGCAAATCCGAGCTGGCTGAAAAAGCTGGCAAGACCCGGGAAGTCATCTACCGGCTCGAAGCTGGCGACGACTCCACCGTGTCTTCCCTGCTGGCGGTGGTCGGTGCGCTCGGCCTGGCGCTGCGGCTCGAACGCGCCGGTCTGCCGACGGCTGCCGAGGTGGCCTCGCGCTTTCGCGAAGAAGACGACGATGCTGCCTGAGCAGGTCCGGCTGCTGGAGGTTTCCATCGGCGACGCGCCGCAGGCCGGGCAGCTGATACGCGCGTCGACCTACGAATTTCGCTACCGGCAGCCCGATGCCGACCAGGCGGCCGTCGCGCTGCTCATGCCGGCTGGCGAGCAACTCACCTGGCAGGACGGCGACCTGTTTCCGGCCATGGACCAGAACCTGCCCGAGGGCGACCTGTTCATGCGGATCCGGGCGATGTTTCCCAAGCAGTCGCTGACGCCGATGCACATGCTGGCGCTGGTCGGGCGCAACGGCATCGGCCGCCTCGGCTTCAGCCTGCCGGGCCAGCCCGCACCTGCCATGCCGCGCAGCCTGAGCAAGGCCGCCCTGCTGGGCACCGCCTATACGCCGGAGGTCTTCGACGAACTGGTGGCCGCCTACCTCAGCACCGGCGCGGGCATCGCCGGCATGCAGCCCAAGATCATGGTGCCCGACCGGCCCACCGTGCCGATCCCCTCGCTCATCGTGAAAGCGGCCAGCGCGGCATATCCGGGGCTGGCGGCCAACGAATTCCTCTGCCTGACAGCGGCGCGCGTCGCGGGCATCGAGGTGCCCTCATTCGCGCTTTCCGACGACGGGCAGATGCTGGTGCTCGACCGTTTCGACCTGTTGGTGCACGACGACGGCCGCGTGGAGCGGCTCGGCTTCGAGGACATCGCGGCGCTGGCCGGACTGCGTGTGCGCGACATCCTGTCGGACCGCAAGTATCAGGGCAGCTACCAGCGCGTGGCCGAGCTGCTGCGCCAGTTGCAACTGCACAGCGACAGCCTGCACCGCTTCTTCGAGCAGGTCGCGTTTTCGGTGATGGTGCGCAACGGCGACGCGCACCTGAAGAACTTCGGGCTGCTCTATCGCTCCGCCGCCGAGGCGTGGCTGGCGCCCATGTTCGACGTGGTGACGACCAGCATCTACCGCTACACGCAGTACGCCGGCGGGCCGGAGCTGGAAGACCACACGCTCGCGCTCAAGCTGTTCGCCGGCAGGCACCGCACCAAGACCTATCCGACGACCGAAGAGCTGCTGGACTTCGGCCGCCGCATCTGCGGCGTCGCACGGCCGGCTGCCGTATTGGACCGGATCGCAGAGGCCATGCGCCGCACCCTGGACGAGGCCAAGGGCGACGCGCGCGTGCCGCCCGCGCTGCTGCAACAGATGACCCCGGCATGGGAATCGGGCTGCGCGTACGCCCGGTGATGGGCGCCGGGCGCGCTCGGTCCGGCACGTGAGCGACGCCTTCTGATCCAAGCCGCCGCGCGCCGATGGCATTGGGCAGGCAAAGCGCACGGCGACCCCGGGATATCCCTGCCTCCAGCCCGTTGACCAGAACCACGACCGGTCCTTACCATGCCATGACAGCGCTAACATCCATTTTCGATCTCCATGCCTTCCCACGAAAAAACCGATCTTCCCGGCGCAGCCGACGTCTCCCTCACCCGCAAGAAACCCGAGGACCTCCGCTCGCACCGCTGGTACGGCGTGAAAGACATGCGCAGCTTCGGCCACCGCTCGCGCACCGCGCAGATGGGCTTCAGCCGCGACGACTACCTGGGCAAGCCGGTGATCGGCATCCTCAACACCTGGAGCGACATGAACTCCTGCCACACGCACTTCAAGCAGCGCGTGGAAGAGGTCAAGCGCGGTGTGTGGCAAGCCGGCGGTTTTCCGGTCGAGATCCCGGCGATCAGCCTGGGCGAGGCCTTCCAGAAGCCCACCACCATGCTCTACCGCAACCTGCTGGCGATGGAGGCCGAGGAGCTGATCCGCTCCTATCCCTGCGACGGCGTGGTGCTCATGGGCGGCTGCGACAAGACCACGCCCGGCCTGGTGATGGGCGCGCTGGCCAACAACCTGCCGACCATCTTCGTGCCCGCCGGCCCCATGCTGCGCGGCGACTACAAGGGCAAGTTCCTCGGCTCGGGTTCGGACACCTGGAAGTACTGGGCCGAGTTGCGCGCCGGCAACATCACCGAGCAGGACTGGCAGGAGGTAGAAGACGGCATCGCCCGCAGTCCCGGCACCTGCATGACCATGGGCACCGCCAGCACCATGACCAGCGCCACCGAAGCCATGGGCCTGACGCTGCCCGGCGCCAGCTCGATCCCGGCGCCGGATTCGCGCCATTCGATGATGGCCACCCACACCGGCAAGCGCATCGTCGACATGGTCTGGGAAGACCTCAAGCCGCTCGACATCCTGACGCCCGCATCCTTCGACAACGCCGTGGTCACCGCGCTCGGCCTGGGCGGCTCCACCAACGCCATCGTCCACCTGATCGCCATGGCGCGCCGCGCCGGCGTGCCGCTGGACCTCAACCGCTTCGACGAACTGGCCCGCCGCACCCCGGTCATCGCCAATCTGCGACCCGGCGGCCAGTACCTGATGGAGGACTTCTATTACGCCGGCGGCTTGCGCGCCTTCCTCAAGGAGATGGGCGCGCACATCGACGGCAGCCAGAAGACGGTCAACGGCCGCACGCTGGGCGAGAACATCGCCGATGCGCAGGTCTACAACTCCGAGGTGATCCTGCCGCTGGCCGCACCCAAGCTCGAGAGCGGCGGCCTGGCCGTGCTGCGCGGCAACCTCGCGCCCGACGGCGCGGTCATCAAGCCGGCGGCGATGGAACAGCACCTGCGCAAGCACACCGGGCCGGCGGTGGTGTTCAAGGACTACAACGACATGGCCGCGCGCATCGACGACCCGGACCTCGACGTGAGCAAGGACAGCGTCATCGTGCTGCAGAGCGCCGGCCCCCAGGGCGCGCCCGGCATGCCGGAATGGGGCCAGTTGCCGATTCCGCAGAAGCTGCTGAAGGAAGGGGTGCGCGACATGGTGCGCATCAGCGACGCCCGCATGAGCGGCACCAGCTACGGCGCCTGCGTGCTGCACGTCACGCCCGAATCGCATGTCGGCGGCCCGCTGGCGCTGGTGCGCACCGGTGACCTGGTCACGCTCGACGTCGATGCCCGACGCATCGCCATGGAAGTGAGCGACGAGGAGATCGCCCGCCGCCGCGCCGCGTGGAAAGCCCCGGCGCCCAAGTTCGGACGCGGCTACGGCGTGATGTTCCTCAAGCACGTGCAGCAGGCCGACACCGGCTGCGACTTCGACTTTCTCGCGCCCGACTACGTGGACCCGGACTCGGCCGCCGCGTCCGCCACCGCCGCAGGCGAGCCCGAGATCCACTGACACCCGCCCACCGACAGGGCGGCGACAAGAAAACCGACAACGGAGACAAGACCCATGAACACCATCACCCGACGCGGGAGCCTCCTGCTCGCCGGCCTGCTGGCCGCATCGCCGCTGGCCGCTCTGGCGCAGGCTGCCGCGCCTTACCCGACCCGCGCGGTCACCGTCATCGTGCCCTTCGCGCCCGGCGGCGGCACCGACATCGCGGCCCGCCTGCTGGCCGTGAAGCTCGGCCAGAAATGGGGCCAGTCGGTGGTGGTGGAAAACCGCACCGGCGCGGGCGGGCTGATCGGCGCCGAGGCGGTCACCAAGGCCAAGCCCGACGGTTACACGCTGCTGGTGGGCAATGTGGGCACGCAGTCGATCAACCCCTCGCTCTACAAGATGCCCTACGACCCCGACAAGGCGTTCACCCCGATCTCCCTGTTCGCCGAGCTGCCTTTCGCCTTCGTCGTGAACCCGGGCATCAAGGCCACGACGCCCAAGGAGCTGATCGCGCTGGCCAAGGCCGATCCGGGCAAGCTCACCTACGCCAGCTCGGGCGCCGGCGGCTCGCCGCACCTCACGGCCGAGATCTTTCAGCAGGCCACCGGCGTCAAGTTCACCCACGTGCCCTACAAGGGCGGCGGCCCCGCCATGGCCGACCTGATGGCCGGCCACGTGGACATGCTCTTCGCCTCCATTCTGGAAACCGCCGGCTATGTGAAGGCCGGCAAGCTGCGCGCGCTGGCGGTAACCAGCCCGCAGCGCTCGCCCGCCATGCCGGAGGTGCCGACGCTGGCCGAGCTGGGCGTGCCCCATGCCGAATCAGGCTCCTGGGTGGCCTTGCTGGGGCCGGCCGGCACGCCGGCGGCGCTGGCCGAGAAGATCGCTGCCGACGTGCACGAGATCGTCGGCACCGCCGAGGTCAAGGCCGCGCTCATCGCCCAGGGCGCCACGCCGCGCGGCGGCACGCCCGCCGAGCTGCAGCAGACCATCGTGGCCGACAAGGAACGCTACGGCAAAGTCATCAAGGCCGGCGGCATCCGCATCGACTGACTGAACGACCTCCCCAGGACAGTCACCGTGAATGCCCGCTACACCCCGCGCCGCCGCACGCTGCTGCAGGCCTCCAGCGCCTTCGCCCTGCCCGGCGGTTTGCTCGCAGCCCGCGAGGCTTCGGCCCAGGACGTCTGGCCGAGCCGTGCCATCACCTACGTCGTGCCCTTCACGCCCGGCGGCTCCACCGACGTCATCGGCCGCGTGGTGTCGCAGAAGCTCGGCGAGGCCCTCGGCCAGCCAGTGGTCGTCGACAACCGGCCGGGCGCCGCCGGCGCGGTGGGCGCCGCCTACGTCGCCAAGGCCAGGCCCGACGGCTACACGCTCTTCGGCGGCACCATCAGCACCCACGCGATCAACGCCAGCCTCTACAAGAGCCTGCCCTACGACCCGGTGAAGGACTTCGAGCCGATCTCGCTCGTGGCGTTTCTGCCCAACGTGCTGATGGTGTCGCCGGGCCTCGGCGTGAACTCGGTGGCCGAGCTGGTGGCGCTGCTGAAAAAGGACGCCTCCCGACGCACCTTCGCCTCGTCCGGCGCCGGCACTTCCACCCATCTGGCCGGCGAGTTGCTGGCCGACCTGATCGGCGTGCGGCTCACCCACGTGCCGTACAAGGGCACTCCGCCGGCCATGCTCGACGTGTCCTCGGGCCAGGTCACGTTCATGTTCGACCAGTTCACCGCGGCCTTGCCGCTGGTGCAGTCGGGCAAGCTGAAGCTGCTCGCCGTGACCACCGGCCAACGCGCTGCCATCGCACCGCAGCTGCCGACGCTCGCCGAGGGCGGCGTGCCGGGTTTCGAGATGGCGTCGTGGCAGGCGATCTATGCGCCCAAGAACACGCCCAGGCCCATCGTCGACCGCCTTTGCGTGGAGATCACCAAGGCACTCAAGCTGCCCGACGTGCACGACAAGCTCACCAACCAGCTCGGCATGGAAGTCGTGGCCGGTTCGCCCGCCGATCTGGCCGCGCTCATGCAAAAGGAAATTCCGCGCTGGGGGGAGCTTGTTCGCAAATCCGGAGCCTCGGCCTGACGCCCGTCCCGCCGTCGCCTTCCGCCCTTCTGATTTCTTCTTCTTTTTTCAATTTCCGTTCCATCGACATGACCACCAGCTCACCCGTTCCCCTCTCCGACGAAACTCGCGAACTGCTGCGCAAAGTCAGCGTTGCCACGCTGTGCACCCAGCTGTTCAAGCGTGGCTTTCGCAATGTGTTCCTGCAGGGCGTGGGCCGGCTCACCACGCCGAGCAAGGGCAACCTAGTCGGGCCGGCCTTCACCATGCGCAACATTCCGGCGCGTGAGGACCTCGACCAGATCAGCGCCTTCGACGACCCGAACCATCCTCAGCGCAAAGGCATCGAGAGCGTGCCGCCCGGCCATGTGTTGGTGATCGACTGCCGGGGCGAGAAACGTGTGGCCTCGGGCGGCGGCATCCTCACCACGCGGCTGCGGGTGCGCGGTGCCGAAGGCCTGGTCTCGGACGGTCCGGTACGCGACAGCGGAACCATCGCGCAGATGGACTTCCCCGTCTATTGCGCCGGCGGCAGCGCGCCGCTCAACCTCATCCACCACCACGCCATCGACCTCAACGTGCCGATCGGCTGCGGCGGCGTGTCGGTCTATCCGGGCGACATCATGGTCGGCGACGAAGAGGGCGTGGTCGTGGTGCCGTCGCACCTGGCCGAAGAGATCGCCCGCGACGCCACCGAGCAGGAAAAGATGGAGGCCTTCATCCTCGAAAAGATCGAAGGCGGTGCGCGCCTGGCCGGCACCTATCCGCCCAATGCCGACACCCGTGCCGAGTTCGCCGACTGGCGCAAGGCCCGAGGCGTCTGACCGATTCCGAACCGGGCCCTCACGCCGCCCGGCCTTGCAGACGAGCACGAACAACCAAGAGACAGAACACCATGCAACGCCGTCACGCCCTCATCGCCACCGCCCTGGCCGCCGCCACCGGTATCGCCACGCCAGCGCTGGCCCAGCAGGCCGCCTGGCCGCAACGCCAGATCACCATCGTCGTGCCCGCCTCGCCGGGCGGTGCCATCGACCTGCTGGCCCGGCTCATCGGCAACAAGATGACCACCGACTGGGGCCAGCCGGTGGTGATCGACAACCGCACCGGCGCCACCGGCATCATCGGCACCGACCTGGTCGCCAAGAGCCCGCCGGACGGCTACAACCTGGTGCTGGTGGCGAGCAGCCACGCGATCAATCCGAGCATGGTGAAGAAGCTGCCCTTCGACACGGTGAAGGGCTTCGAGCCGATCGCGCTGACGCACGTGGTGCCGCTGGTGCTGGTGACCGCGCCGGACTTTCCGGCGAAGACGGTGCAGGACATCGTCGCCTACGGCAAGGCGCACCCGGGGGAACTGAGTTTCGCGTCGAGCGGCAGCGGTGGGGCGCCGCACTTTTCGGGTGAGCTGTTCAAGTCGCTGACCGGACTGCAGATGACCCATGTGCCCTACAAGGGAAGCACGCTGGCGCATCCCGACCTGATGAGCGGGCGGGTGTCGCTGATGTTCGACACGGTGGCCGCCACGAATGCGCAGATCAAGGCCGGCAAGCTCCGGGCCTATGCGGTGACCACGGCGAAGCGGTCGGCTTCCCTGCCGGATGTGCCGACGATGCAGGAAGCGGGGATCGCGGGGTACGAAACGAGCACCTGGGGTGGCTTGCTGGCGCCTGCGGGGACGCCTCGGGCGGTGGTCGAGAAGATCAATGCCGAGGTGAATCGGGTGTTGGCGATGGCGGATGTGCGCAAGACCTTGCAGGACAACGGGATCGAGGCGGGGGGTGGGACTGCTGCGCAGTTTGGGTCGTTCATTCAGGGCGAGATGGTGAAGTGGGGGAAGGTGGCCAAGGATGCGGGGATTCAGCCGGAGTAGGTTTTTTACTCTGCGGCTGCGGCTGCGGCTGCGGCTGGGGCTTGGTCTTTGCTGAGCTTGTCTTTTTTCTTTTCTTCTCTTTGCAGAGGGTGGAGCTGGGGGCTTGCGCGCCCCCAGACCCGCGGTAACTTTCTTTCCGCGGAAAGAAAGTCACCAAAGAAACGCTAAGACGAGCTCGAGGCTCGGTCGGGCCATTGCTTCGCTCGGCCTGGGGAATGTGCCTTCGAACGCTCTAGCGGCAACAGTTTGGACAAGGGTTGATCCAGAGCCATGGCCCCGCTGCGCGGGTCGAGGCTGAGAGGATAAGGACAGGCGACCGCACTGAGCACGTTGAGGGGGCCGTGCTGCTTCGATCGCCACGCTCAATGCGCGCCGTGGTGCGGCCGGAGCAATCAAATCGCATGCATTCGCCCTGCTCGTCGATGTGGTCCGTGCGCCCACTTCGCGGCCGGCTAGCGGTCACGTCACATGCCCCCTGCCAGTGCGGTTCAGCCCATGCGAGCAACGCGCATGGCAATCGAACGTACGCGGCCCCCTCACCGTGCTCAGTGCGGTCGCCTGTCCTTACCCTCTCAGCCTCGACCCGCGCA
The nucleotide sequence above comes from Xylophilus sp. GOD-11R. Encoded proteins:
- a CDS encoding tripartite tricarboxylate transporter substrate binding protein, whose product is MQRRHALIATALAAATGIATPALAQQAAWPQRQITIVVPASPGGAIDLLARLIGNKMTTDWGQPVVIDNRTGATGIIGTDLVAKSPPDGYNLVLVASSHAINPSMVKKLPFDTVKGFEPIALTHVVPLVLVTAPDFPAKTVQDIVAYGKAHPGELSFASSGSGGAPHFSGELFKSLTGLQMTHVPYKGSTLAHPDLMSGRVSLMFDTVAATNAQIKAGKLRAYAVTTAKRSASLPDVPTMQEAGIAGYETSTWGGLLAPAGTPRAVVEKINAEVNRVLAMADVRKTLQDNGIEAGGGTAAQFGSFIQGEMVKWGKVAKDAGIQPE